In Spodoptera frugiperda isolate SF20-4 chromosome 28, AGI-APGP_CSIRO_Sfru_2.0, whole genome shotgun sequence, one genomic interval encodes:
- the LOC118265619 gene encoding loricrin-like, with protein MKVFVCLLALAVVAKAGYISSGGWSGGGGGGGGGWSGGGGGGYGGGYGGGGGGGGWKLGGGGGGWSSGGGGGGWSGGGGGGGWSGGGSGGGGQVKIIKIISSGGGGGHGGGGGGFGGGYGGGYGGGSSGWSSGGGGGGWKSGGGGWSSGGSGGGWKLGGGSSGWSSGGGGGGGGWKLGGGSSGWSSGGGGGGWKSGGGGGGGGWW; from the exons ATGAAG gtgtttgtctgtctgttagCATTGGCAGTGGTCGCAAAGGCCGGCTACATCAGTAGCGGAGGCTGGTcaggcggcggcggtggcggtggcggcggctggtctggcggcggcggcggtggctaCGGCGGCGGCTAcggtggtggcggcggcggcggtggctgGAAACTCGGAGGCGGTGGTGGCGGCTGGTCCAGCGGAGGAGGCGGTGGTGGCTGGTCCGGCGGCGGTGGTGGTGGCGGCTGGTCcggcggcggcagcggcggcggcggcc AAGTTAAGATCATCAAGATCATAAGctccggcggcggcggcggtcaCGGAGGTGGTGGTGGCGGTTTCGGCGGCGGCTACGGAGGCGGATACG GCGGTGGTAGCAGCGGCTGGtccagcggcggcggcggcggtggctgGAAGTCTGGCGGTGGTGGCTGGTCCAGCGGCGGCAGTGGTGGCGGCTGGAAACTCGGCGGTGGCAGCAGCGGCTGGTCCAGCGGCGGTGGAGGCGGCGGCGGTGGCTGGAAACTCGGCGGCGGCAGCAGCGGCTGGTCTAGCGGCGGTGGAGGCGGCGGCTGGAAGtccggcggcggcggtggcggcggcggctggTGGTGA